GGGTACGTGGCTGGCCTTCGTGATGATCGGTGGCTCGGGTCACGAAGCGTTCGGTCGCGGAAGTTCGGGGATCGATCTGGTACCGGCAGTGCGTGCAGAGATGGATCGCCTGGGACCGGACACGCCGTTCTACTCGGTCGGCACGCTCGACCACACCATGCCTTACTACCTGCGTCAGCCGATGATCATGGTTGCCGTGCAAGACGAACTGGAGTTCGGCATTTCGCAGGCCCCGGACAGCTGGGTGCCGACGCTTGAGAAGTTCGTGGATGTCTGGATGGAAGATCCCAAGGCGCTCGCGCTGGTCGATCCGGACAAGTTCGCCGTGCTACAGACGTTGAATCTGCCGATGAAGGTGATTGCGCGCGACAACCGTCGCGTGATCATCGAAAAGCCGATGGCTGGCGAACCGTCGGGCAACAGCACGGCACCGGCGGCACCGCCTACGGCGTCATCGCCTGCCGCCAACTGAGCGATTGCCGCCAGATCCGCGGCATAGAAAAACGGCTGAAAGCGGTGCACCGCCTTCAGCCGTTTTTTATTGCGTCGTCAAAGACTTGGACGCGTTACTTCGACTTTTTCTTAGCGCCGGCAGGCTTGGCGTTACCGACCGAAACGCTGGCCTCGGCCGTCAGCATCAGGAACGTGAACGTCTCTTCCAGATACAGTCGAACCGTGGTGGCTGTATGGTCGAGATAGCCGATCGAGATGTCCTGACCGATGTGCATTTCATAGTCACCACCACGCGTCGAGACGATGCAGCCGCCGTCGATGGCCGGAGCCCAGATGATCTCGCCGCTCACGATGTGGCCGATGTGCTCGAGAATCGGATAGCCCTGATCGTTGGCTTCAGCCACGGCGGTATAGGCGTCGGCGCCCAGCAGCACGCTGTACGGACCGTCGACACCTTCCAGACGCAGTTGTTCGAGCGCCTTGGCAATAACCGTCGGATAATCGGCGATGCTGTCCGGCAGCGGCAGCACCGGGTTCGACGTGCCCTGACGCACGCCCGTGATGCGGGCCGCTTCGTAGCCGTCGAAGATCGCGCGATCTTCGGCGTACGCCAGCTTGATTGCGGCGTCTTTGGCCGGTTGCCAGTCCGAGTCGTTCGCGCCGCGCTCGACGTCGTCGACGGCTTCACGCGAGAGTTCGAACGGTACGCGTAGCGCCACGAGCGACAGGACTTCGCGCTGACGCGCGCTCACGCCGTCAAGCGGTGCATCGATCGCTTTCTGATGGCCAGTGCCCACGCCCGAGAGAGCGAGACCACCCGGCCCCTTTACGTCGACAACACGACGGCCAGCGACGGTGCGCTTGAACGTTCGGGCCACTTCTTCTTCGATCTGCGCCCATGCGGCGCTCGAAATGGGGGCCAGTTCGCGATGCAGGTTATTCATGCCTGAGAAACTCCTTTGAGCGATCCGATTTGCAGCGAGCCGTCCGCAACTGCGGGACTCGCCTGATGAGAAGCGGTAGCGGCGTCGAACACTTGCACGCCCGAAGGCTGTGCGTCGATCAACGTCTTGATAACGTGGCCGGATTCGGTGGCGGCCGCTTGTGGCGCACGGTCGGCAAGTGCTTCCAGCAGCGGGGCCGATGGCACGAAGAACAACCCGCCGGTCACGGCCGTGCTGAAGTCCAGCAAGCGGTCGTAATTACCGGGCGGCTTGCCGACGAACATGTTCTCGAGCATCTGCTCGATGGGCCACGGCGAGCGCGCGTATCCGATGAAAAACGTGCCGAACTCCCCCGATCCCGGGCGACCGAACGGCATGTTGTCGCGCAGGATCTTGACCTCACGGCCGTCGACTTCGAGCGTGGTCAGGGCGCTGTGCGAATTGCTCGGTTTCACGTCCTCATCGAGTTCCACGTCCGAGAACTTGGTTCGCCCGATGATGCGTTCCTGCACTTCCACGGGCAGGGCGTTCCAGCCCGTCATGTCGTGCAGGTACTTCTGCACCAGCACATAGCTGCCGCCCGCGAATTCGGGGTCCTCGTCGCCCATGACCGTGAAGTCGAGCGCCTCCTGGCCTTCCGGGTTCTCGGTGCCGTCGACGAAGCCAATCATCGCGCGCATGTCGAAATAGCGGAAGCCGTGCACTTCGTCGACAACGCTCACCGCGTCGCCCAGCTTGTTCAGCAAGAGCGTGGCGAGGTCGAAGCAGAGGTCCATCTGTTCGGCACGAATGTGCAGCAGCAGATCGCCGGGCGTGGCCGGGGCGTGGCGCTTCCCCGCGCCGAATTCACGGAACGGATGCAGCTCGGCCGGACGCGGATCGCCGAACAGGCGGTCCCATGCGCTGTCGCTGAAACCCGCCACACAGGTCAGATTGCCGCTCGGCACACGCTTGCCCACGGATCGGACATACGCGGCAACATCGGCACACCAGCCCCGCACGGCGGCGTGGGCGGCCTCGTCGTCGCGAATCGTGGCGACGAGGAAGATGGCGCTGCGGGTCACTTTGCCGGAAACCGGCTGCGGTTCGGGAGGAGGAGACGTCGGACGTTCGGTCATTGCTTGCCTGCGTGGGACTGGAGTTCGTGACGCTGTCGCCCGCCAACGCCCGGTCCTCGGGCGGACCATAGGCTATCGGACGGCGACTTTTAGTGTGACAACTTTATAACGCAACACGCCGTAATATGCCACTCTCATCGACATGGCGGTGTGTCGGGCCTTATGGGACGGGGGTTTCCGGGCGGCGTCGCGAATTCTGTCAATTTCGCCATATTCGCGCCATTTTGGCGTTGGGGGTGCACCCATAACATGGCGGCGTTCCTTCCGGTACCGATGGCGCGCCCGCGTGCGCGTTGCTGGCGCCGCCCTTGTCCGTACGCCTGTGACTGCGCCCGAGCGCGTCTGAATCATGTGGATTGTCAACGTTGCGCTCAAACGGCCATACACGTTCATCGTGATGGCCATTCTGATCCTGCTCGCCACGCCGCTCGCGCTGTTGCGCACGCCCGTCGACGTGCTGCCGGAAATCAACATCCCCGTCATCAGCATCATCTGGACCTATAACGGCCTGTCCGCACAGGACATCGCCGATCGGATGATCTCCGGCAACGAACGCGGCCTGACGACCACCGTCAACAACATCGAGCACATCGAGTCGCAATCGCTTCCCGGCATCGGCATCATCAAGATCTTCCTGCAACCGACGGCCAATATTCAGACAGCCATCGCACAGGTCGTTGCGGTCGAGCAGGCACAGGTCAAGCAGATGCCCCCCGGCGCCACGCCGCCACTCGTCATCAGCTATTCGGCCTCGTCGATTCCGGTGATGCAACTGGGCCTGTCGAGCCCCAGCCTGTCGGAACCGGCGCTCAACGATACGGCACTGAACTTCCTGCGCCCGCAACTGGTGACGATTCCGGGAGCCGCCGTGCCGTATCCGTACGGCGGCAAGACGCGACTGATCTCGGTGGACATCGACTCACGCGCCCTGCTCGCCAAGGGCTTGACGGCGCAGGACGTGGTCGCCGCCGTCAACGCACAGAATCTGATCTTGCCGACCGGCACGGCGAAGATCGGGCCCCGCGAGTACACCGTCGACATGAACGGCTCACCGCCAACGGTCGAGGGACTGAACAACATTCCGGTGCGCACCGTGAATGGGGCAACGACCTATCTGCGTGAAGTGGCCCACGTTCGCACGGGCTTCTCGCCACAGACGAACATCGTGCGTCAGAACGGCCAGCGGGGCGTGCTGATGTCGATCATGAAGACGGGCGATGCGTCTACGCTGTCTGTCGTCGACGCCATGAAGGCGCTGCTGCCCGAGGCGCGCGCCGCCCTGCCCGCCGACCTGCACATCGCGGCCCTGTTCGATCAGTCGGTCTTCGTGAAAGCCGCCGTGCAGGGTGTGATTCACGAAGCGCTGATCGCCGCCGCCCTTACGGCAGCCATGATTCTGCTGTTCCTCGGCAACTGGCGAAGCACCTGCATCATCGCGATCTCGATTCCGCTCTCGATCCTGTCATCGCTGCTCGCGCTCCATGCGCTCGGGCAGACCATCAACATCATGACGCTGGGCGGACTGGCGCTAGCCGTGGGGATTCTGGTCGACGATGCGACCGTCACCATCGAGAACATCGAGCGACACCTCCACATGGGGACACCGCTACATCAGGCGATTCTCGACGGCGCCGGGGAAATCGCCGTCCCCGCACTCGTCTCGACGCTGTGTATCTGTATCGTCTTCGTGCCGATGTTCTTCCTGACGGGAGTGGCGCGTTACCTGTTCGTGCCGCTGGCCGAGGCGGTGGTGTTCGCGATGCTCGCCTCGTACGTGCTCTCGCGTACGCTGGTGCCCACGCTCGCCATGCTGCTCATGGGGCACGCGCATCCCACGGATCCGAACGCGAAGCCCGACGTGTTCCGCCGCATCTACCGGCGCTTCGACGCCAGCTTCGAGCGCATGCGCGCGGCATACATCGTCGTGCTGTCCACCCTGCTGGTGCGCCGCCGTGTCTTCGCGACAGGCTTCCTGGCGTTCTGCGTGCTGTCGATGGGACTGGTGTTCGCGCTGGGTGCGGACTTCTTCCCGTCGGTCGACGCGGGCAACATCCGCATGCACATGCGCGCACCGACCGGCACACGCATCGAAGAAACGGCGCGTCTGGCCGATCAGGTCGAGAAGGTCGTGCGCGAGGTCGTGCCAGCCAACGAACTCGAAACGATCCTCGACAACCTGGGTCTGCCGTACAGCGGCATCAACCTCTCGTATAGCAACTCGGGCACGATCGGCACGCTCGACGGCGAGATCCAGATTGCGCTCACGCCCGACCATCGTCCGAGCGCGGAGTACATCGACAAGCTGCGCGCCCTGCTGCCGCAGCGCTTCCCCGGCGTGGAGTTCTTCTTTCAACCGGCGGACATCGTTACGCAGATTCTTAACTTTGGTCTGCCCGCCGCCATCGACATCCAGATCAGCGGCAATCAGCAACTGGCGAACTTCGATGTCGCGACCAAACTGCTCAAGCAGGTGCGTCAGGTGCCCGGCACGGTCGACACCCATATTC
This window of the Pandoraea sputorum genome carries:
- a CDS encoding family 1 encapsulin nanocompartment shell protein, with protein sequence MNNLHRELAPISSAAWAQIEEEVARTFKRTVAGRRVVDVKGPGGLALSGVGTGHQKAIDAPLDGVSARQREVLSLVALRVPFELSREAVDDVERGANDSDWQPAKDAAIKLAYAEDRAIFDGYEAARITGVRQGTSNPVLPLPDSIADYPTVIAKALEQLRLEGVDGPYSVLLGADAYTAVAEANDQGYPILEHIGHIVSGEIIWAPAIDGGCIVSTRGGDYEMHIGQDISIGYLDHTATTVRLYLEETFTFLMLTAEASVSVGNAKPAGAKKKSK
- a CDS encoding Dyp-type peroxidase, giving the protein MTERPTSPPPEPQPVSGKVTRSAIFLVATIRDDEAAHAAVRGWCADVAAYVRSVGKRVPSGNLTCVAGFSDSAWDRLFGDPRPAELHPFREFGAGKRHAPATPGDLLLHIRAEQMDLCFDLATLLLNKLGDAVSVVDEVHGFRYFDMRAMIGFVDGTENPEGQEALDFTVMGDEDPEFAGGSYVLVQKYLHDMTGWNALPVEVQERIIGRTKFSDVELDEDVKPSNSHSALTTLEVDGREVKILRDNMPFGRPGSGEFGTFFIGYARSPWPIEQMLENMFVGKPPGNYDRLLDFSTAVTGGLFFVPSAPLLEALADRAPQAAATESGHVIKTLIDAQPSGVQVFDAATASHQASPAVADGSLQIGSLKGVSQA
- a CDS encoding efflux RND transporter permease subunit; the encoded protein is MWIVNVALKRPYTFIVMAILILLATPLALLRTPVDVLPEINIPVISIIWTYNGLSAQDIADRMISGNERGLTTTVNNIEHIESQSLPGIGIIKIFLQPTANIQTAIAQVVAVEQAQVKQMPPGATPPLVISYSASSIPVMQLGLSSPSLSEPALNDTALNFLRPQLVTIPGAAVPYPYGGKTRLISVDIDSRALLAKGLTAQDVVAAVNAQNLILPTGTAKIGPREYTVDMNGSPPTVEGLNNIPVRTVNGATTYLREVAHVRTGFSPQTNIVRQNGQRGVLMSIMKTGDASTLSVVDAMKALLPEARAALPADLHIAALFDQSVFVKAAVQGVIHEALIAAALTAAMILLFLGNWRSTCIIAISIPLSILSSLLALHALGQTINIMTLGGLALAVGILVDDATVTIENIERHLHMGTPLHQAILDGAGEIAVPALVSTLCICIVFVPMFFLTGVARYLFVPLAEAVVFAMLASYVLSRTLVPTLAMLLMGHAHPTDPNAKPDVFRRIYRRFDASFERMRAAYIVVLSTLLVRRRVFATGFLAFCVLSMGLVFALGADFFPSVDAGNIRMHMRAPTGTRIEETARLADQVEKVVREVVPANELETILDNLGLPYSGINLSYSNSGTIGTLDGEIQIALTPDHRPSAEYIDKLRALLPQRFPGVEFFFQPADIVTQILNFGLPAAIDIQISGNQQLANFDVATKLLKQVRQVPGTVDTHIQQRVNAPTIHLNMDRTRLQQLNLNANAVAQNVLISLSGSSQTSPGFWFNEQNGVEYSLAVQSPQYRISSIDDLLRLPVAGTGNNGQPQLLANFVHVEPTQQFAVVSHYNIRPVIDLYVSVEGRDLGSVASDINKLVAQARQDLPRGSQIVVRGQVSTMQSSYMGLGIGAAMAIVLVYLLIVVNFQSWVDPLIIVSALPAALAGIVWMLFLTGTRLSVPALTGAIMTMGVATANSILVVAFARQRMEAGMAPLKAALEAGASRIRPVLMTALAMIIGMVPMALGLGEGAEQNAPLGRAVIGGLMFATVSTLFFVPLVFAGVHTRLVRRKARRAGNTAMPTHGDHSDDNDNAS